The Bacillus vallismortis genome window below encodes:
- a CDS encoding spore gernimation protein GerPD, whose product MIFTVVNRNLEVGDIRMNGVSSSSIFHIGDTEAIYLSSIFDTPPESLIIGPFAPLSPA is encoded by the coding sequence ATGATTTTCACAGTTGTCAACCGTAATCTGGAGGTCGGGGATATCCGAATGAACGGTGTGTCCAGCTCCTCTATTTTTCACATCGGAGACACTGAAGCAATCTATCTCTCTTCAATTTTCGACACTCCGCCTGAATCTCTTATTATCGGACCGTTTGCTCCGCTGTCGCCGGCATAA
- the sbcD gene encoding exonuclease subunit SbcD, translated as MRILHTADWHLGKTLEGRSRLSEQADVLDELNTIVKEEQVDAIVMAGDAFDTVNPPALAERLFYESLSALSDRGKRPIAVIAGNHDNPDRLSAASPLTHENGIYLIGYPTTEPLHIEVPSAGELLAVGALAYPSEARLNEVLSDTFDEKLIRDHYDVKIRQAFEHMTSRFRKDAVKIAASHIYVAGGNQTDSERPIEVGGAYTVAAESLPADAAYVALGHLHRPQTIKRARTLARYSGSPLAYSFSEAGYAKSVTIVDAKPGEEASWHEVLLSSGKPLVKWKAANGLSEVYSWLDEGRDQNAWIDLEIRVADQLSLEEIHRLRKAHPGFIHIRPVFEEQNKDREQIEVKHVSIEDRFKKFYEKQTGGAVPDEEMVKLFLELASGVEEEDAK; from the coding sequence TTGCGGATTTTACATACGGCGGACTGGCATCTTGGAAAAACGCTTGAAGGAAGAAGCAGGCTGAGTGAACAGGCCGATGTGCTTGATGAATTGAATACGATTGTAAAAGAAGAGCAGGTCGATGCCATTGTCATGGCGGGGGACGCGTTTGACACCGTAAACCCGCCGGCTTTAGCCGAGCGGCTGTTTTATGAAAGCCTGTCTGCGCTCAGCGACAGGGGAAAGCGCCCGATCGCTGTCATTGCCGGAAACCACGATAATCCTGACCGTTTGTCCGCCGCTTCACCGCTGACACATGAAAACGGCATTTATTTAATCGGTTATCCGACAACAGAACCGCTTCATATTGAAGTGCCTTCAGCCGGGGAGCTTTTGGCTGTCGGAGCACTGGCGTACCCATCTGAAGCGCGGTTAAATGAAGTGCTTTCCGATACATTTGATGAAAAGCTGATCCGTGATCATTATGATGTGAAAATCAGGCAGGCGTTTGAGCATATGACAAGCCGGTTCCGCAAAGACGCAGTGAAGATTGCCGCCAGCCATATTTATGTCGCAGGCGGAAACCAAACGGATTCAGAGCGGCCGATTGAAGTCGGCGGGGCTTATACGGTGGCCGCTGAAAGCCTGCCGGCTGATGCCGCTTACGTTGCGCTCGGCCATTTGCATCGGCCGCAAACGATCAAACGGGCGCGTACGCTTGCGCGATATTCAGGATCTCCGCTCGCCTACAGCTTTTCTGAAGCGGGCTACGCCAAATCAGTGACAATCGTGGACGCGAAGCCGGGGGAAGAGGCCTCTTGGCATGAGGTTTTATTATCAAGCGGCAAGCCCCTTGTGAAGTGGAAAGCGGCAAATGGCTTAAGCGAGGTGTACAGCTGGCTGGATGAAGGCAGGGATCAGAATGCCTGGATTGACCTTGAAATCCGTGTGGCGGACCAGTTATCACTTGAAGAAATCCACAGACTGCGGAAGGCGCACCCGGGCTTTATCCATATCAGGCCGGTTTTTGAAGAACAGAACAAAGACCGGGAACAGATCGAGGTTAAGCATGTGTCGATCGAAGACCGTTTTAAGAAATTTTATGAAAAACAAACTGGCGGCGCGGTGCCGGATGAAGAAATGGTGAAGCTGTTTTTAGAGCTTGCATCAGGCGTTGAAGAGGAGGATGCGAAATGA
- the hlpB gene encoding HNH nuclease-like protein HlpB, protein MAKQTAGICELCGRSDVQLTEHHLTPKEEGGTFLPTAMLCIPCHKQIHALYTNQELAVRLNGIDELRSDLKLARFVKWIRKQPPEKLIKTKKSNERKK, encoded by the coding sequence ATGGCAAAGCAGACTGCCGGAATATGTGAGCTGTGCGGCCGGAGTGATGTCCAGCTGACAGAGCACCATCTCACACCGAAAGAGGAAGGCGGAACATTCCTGCCGACAGCCATGCTCTGTATTCCTTGCCATAAACAGATTCATGCCTTATATACCAATCAAGAGCTTGCGGTTCGCTTAAACGGAATAGATGAACTTAGAAGTGATCTGAAGCTTGCACGGTTTGTCAAATGGATCAGAAAACAGCCGCCTGAGAAGCTGATCAAAACAAAGAAATCAAATGAACGAAAAAAATGA
- the sbcC gene encoding exonuclease subunit SbcC has translation MKPIVLTIKGLHSFREEQTIDFEGLSGAGVFGIFGPTGSGKSSILDAMTLALYGKVERAANNTHGILNHAEDTLSVSFTFALQTNHQISYKVERVFKRTDEMKVKTALCRFIEIKDEHTVLADKASEVNKRVEELLGLTIDDFTRAVVLPQGKFAEFLSLKGAERRHMLQRLFHLEQYGDRLVKKLRRQAQEANARKNEMLAEQSGLGEASSEAVEQAEKALEQAEAHLEAMRKNRDQAKERFTEHQEIWNVQKEQSAYEEEKKRLEEEQPHVDSMQKRLLEAETASALKPYADRYAEAIQQEEKAAKEQMLAQKDLADRTAYYHQKHEEYEAWRRYKSEKEPKLLTEQEQLSRLQEIEIKRSEAKQEEERKKTELQQKEEALQSVMNELETVTDRLLRGQNRQTELKQQLKSLQVTLDERKSCQQAAEMALRIRQTEEQITTEKKRSDALNLVLQKMNEEKSTLDQKTGAEENNIVQAYEAVQTVYHLVCETERSLAGMTEQAKKRQQTLHAQREKARMALLTKELAEKLTAGKPCPVCGSTNHDPSASVHETYELDSSLEENIKQTDVLLTEAAALSQEILSAKITLEEQSARFIEQCPFLQTIQAPNLEAAASYENQPVHEAFDTAKIEWKRVKQDILSVKTRMAQMISAYQESLKKADQLNEKIGFEKREADRIESIITELQSSMDSRLKMFNEAFQDQSVNEAEKWQQAIEEKDRAAEECEKRIEKSIAFLAEHEAQKEKLRESGHQLEREKLELHYAAERIKSVIADYEHELGDYAKRDSIEIKLRSVQQDLKQLKEKEQSLYEELQSAQMKLNQAKSRASASELTLQEAKDRLEKAEAAWLEHAKSTRFTRAEEVERSLIPAEELDKMKAGIDQFMDKLKQNAANLKRVAEILAGRALSESEWSATVTALQEAEDALGAAIEEKGAAAKALAVIRDHHKRFNEIEAELKKRQTHIDRLDKLQAVFKGNTFVEFLAEEQLESVARDASARLGMLTRQRYAIEVDSEGGFVMRDDANGGVKRPVSSLSGGETFLTSLSLALALSAQIQLRGEYPLQFFFLDEGFGTLDQDLLDTVVTALEKLQSDNLSVGVISHVQELRARLPKKLIVHPAEPSGRGTRISLELM, from the coding sequence ATGAAGCCGATCGTCTTAACTATAAAGGGGCTCCACAGCTTTAGAGAAGAGCAGACGATAGATTTTGAAGGCCTTTCAGGCGCCGGTGTTTTCGGCATTTTCGGCCCGACAGGAAGCGGTAAATCCTCTATCCTCGATGCAATGACGCTTGCTTTATACGGAAAGGTGGAGCGGGCCGCAAACAATACGCACGGAATTTTAAACCATGCGGAAGATACGCTGTCTGTTTCCTTTACCTTTGCGCTTCAGACGAATCATCAAATCTCTTACAAAGTCGAGCGTGTGTTTAAGAGAACGGATGAAATGAAGGTGAAAACGGCACTTTGCCGCTTCATCGAAATCAAAGACGAGCACACGGTGCTGGCTGATAAAGCCAGCGAAGTGAATAAAAGAGTCGAGGAGCTCTTGGGGCTGACGATCGACGACTTTACAAGAGCGGTGGTGCTGCCGCAAGGGAAATTTGCCGAATTTCTGTCTTTAAAAGGGGCGGAGCGCAGACATATGCTTCAGCGTTTATTTCATTTGGAGCAGTATGGAGACCGGCTCGTGAAAAAGCTGAGACGGCAAGCGCAGGAAGCCAATGCGAGAAAAAATGAAATGCTTGCTGAACAGTCCGGTCTAGGTGAGGCGAGCTCAGAAGCGGTTGAGCAGGCGGAAAAGGCTCTCGAACAAGCCGAAGCTCATCTGGAAGCAATGAGGAAGAATCGTGATCAGGCAAAAGAGCGGTTTACGGAGCACCAGGAGATTTGGAATGTTCAAAAGGAACAATCGGCTTATGAAGAAGAGAAAAAACGTCTCGAAGAGGAACAGCCGCACGTAGATAGCATGCAAAAACGCCTGCTGGAAGCAGAAACAGCCTCTGCTCTGAAGCCCTATGCGGACAGGTATGCAGAAGCGATCCAGCAAGAGGAGAAGGCTGCAAAGGAACAAATGCTTGCCCAAAAGGATTTAGCAGACCGGACAGCATACTATCATCAAAAACATGAAGAGTATGAAGCGTGGCGCCGGTATAAAAGCGAGAAAGAACCTAAGCTTTTAACCGAGCAGGAGCAGCTTTCCCGCTTGCAGGAGATTGAAATCAAACGAAGTGAGGCCAAGCAAGAGGAAGAACGCAAAAAGACTGAACTCCAGCAGAAAGAAGAGGCTCTTCAATCTGTCATGAATGAATTGGAGACTGTAACAGACCGTCTTTTACGAGGGCAAAACAGACAGACGGAACTGAAGCAGCAGCTCAAATCTCTGCAGGTGACATTAGATGAGCGAAAAAGCTGCCAGCAGGCCGCAGAGATGGCATTGCGCATCAGACAGACTGAGGAGCAAATCACGACAGAGAAAAAACGAAGTGATGCATTGAACCTCGTGCTGCAGAAGATGAATGAAGAGAAGAGTACACTCGATCAAAAGACAGGGGCGGAAGAAAACAATATCGTACAGGCATATGAGGCTGTACAAACCGTGTACCATTTGGTGTGTGAGACGGAACGGTCATTAGCGGGTATGACTGAGCAGGCTAAAAAGAGACAACAAACGCTTCACGCACAGCGTGAAAAAGCAAGAATGGCGTTGCTCACAAAAGAATTAGCCGAAAAACTGACCGCCGGAAAGCCTTGCCCGGTCTGCGGTTCAACGAATCATGATCCGTCTGCCTCAGTACATGAAACATATGAGCTCGACAGCAGTCTTGAAGAGAACATCAAACAGACAGATGTGTTATTGACGGAAGCGGCAGCTCTCAGCCAGGAGATTCTTTCAGCCAAAATCACACTTGAAGAACAGTCCGCACGGTTTATCGAACAGTGTCCGTTTTTGCAAACGATTCAAGCGCCGAACCTTGAAGCGGCAGCTTCTTACGAGAATCAGCCGGTGCATGAGGCATTCGATACTGCCAAAATTGAATGGAAACGAGTCAAACAGGATATTCTTTCTGTTAAAACACGAATGGCGCAAATGATTAGCGCTTATCAGGAGTCTTTAAAAAAGGCCGATCAGCTTAATGAAAAAATCGGTTTTGAAAAAAGAGAGGCTGACCGTATCGAAAGCATCATTACCGAGCTTCAGTCCTCGATGGACAGCCGCCTGAAAATGTTTAATGAAGCGTTTCAGGATCAGTCTGTGAATGAAGCGGAAAAATGGCAGCAAGCCATTGAAGAAAAGGACCGGGCTGCAGAAGAATGCGAAAAACGCATTGAGAAGAGCATCGCGTTTCTTGCTGAGCATGAAGCACAAAAGGAAAAGCTGCGGGAGTCGGGGCATCAGCTTGAACGTGAAAAGCTGGAGCTTCATTATGCGGCTGAACGCATCAAGAGTGTGATCGCGGATTATGAGCACGAACTCGGAGATTACGCAAAACGAGACTCGATCGAGATCAAACTTCGCTCTGTCCAACAGGATCTAAAGCAGTTAAAGGAAAAAGAGCAATCTCTATATGAAGAATTGCAAAGCGCCCAGATGAAGCTCAATCAGGCGAAAAGCCGCGCTTCAGCAAGCGAGCTGACGCTTCAAGAGGCGAAAGACAGATTGGAAAAAGCGGAAGCCGCTTGGCTCGAGCATGCGAAAAGCACCCGCTTTACCCGGGCTGAGGAGGTGGAGCGAAGTCTTATCCCAGCCGAAGAGCTTGACAAGATGAAAGCCGGCATCGACCAGTTTATGGATAAGCTGAAGCAGAATGCTGCAAACTTAAAACGGGTAGCAGAGATACTTGCCGGCCGAGCCTTATCAGAGAGCGAATGGAGCGCAACCGTTACGGCATTACAAGAAGCTGAGGACGCATTAGGCGCTGCTATAGAGGAAAAAGGCGCAGCAGCGAAAGCGCTGGCCGTCATTCGCGACCATCATAAACGGTTTAACGAAATTGAAGCTGAACTGAAAAAACGGCAGACACATATTGACAGGCTGGACAAGCTGCAAGCTGTGTTTAAAGGCAATACCTTCGTTGAATTTTTAGCTGAGGAGCAGCTTGAAAGCGTTGCGCGGGACGCATCAGCAAGACTTGGCATGCTGACGAGACAGCGCTATGCCATAGAAGTGGATTCAGAAGGCGGATTCGTGATGCGGGATGACGCGAATGGTGGCGTCAAACGCCCGGTATCCAGCTTATCTGGAGGAGAGACCTTCCTCACTTCGCTTTCTCTCGCTCTTGCGCTGTCCGCGCAGATCCAGCTTCGCGGGGAATACCCGCTGCAGTTCTTTTTCTTAGATGAAGGGTTCGGCACCCTTGATCAAGATCTGCTGGATACGGTTGTGACAGCCTTGGAAAAACTGCAGTCCGACAATCTGTCTGTCGGTGTCATCAGCCATGTGCAGGAACTGCGGGCACGGCTTCCGAAAAAGCTGATCGTCCATCCGGCTGAACCGAGCGGCCGCGGAACACGGATATCTCTTGAGTTGATGTAA
- a CDS encoding spore germination protein GerPE: protein MLKRISRIRTIKFNSLAIASVFQVGDTNEIDMSIKVFAVQRSLSTFYNNEGSFHSKDYPIFQQQAVTPIPETGVQSAFCHEVPVIYVRNVKIQGVSSSSVFHAGAASVVRGDARIKHIRQIQSPRSQ from the coding sequence ATGCTTAAGCGTATATCCCGCATCAGAACGATTAAATTTAACTCTCTCGCAATAGCAAGTGTGTTTCAAGTTGGCGACACAAACGAAATCGATATGAGCATAAAAGTATTTGCTGTACAACGCTCGCTGTCTACGTTTTACAATAATGAAGGCTCATTTCACAGCAAGGATTACCCGATCTTTCAGCAGCAGGCTGTGACACCGATTCCGGAAACAGGGGTGCAAAGCGCATTTTGCCACGAGGTTCCGGTCATTTATGTTCGCAACGTCAAAATTCAAGGGGTCTCATCCTCTTCTGTCTTTCATGCAGGGGCGGCTTCGGTTGTCCGCGGCGATGCGAGAATCAAACATATCAGGCAGATTCAGTCTCCGCGCTCACAATAG
- a CDS encoding spore germination protein produces the protein MPAIVGPIAINSISGGVVNFGDSFYLSPKSSSKSALGSGAGNTGDFLLLNNAVNATNYIDPDVSDQDMVGNG, from the coding sequence ATGCCAGCAATTGTCGGGCCTATAGCTATCAATTCGATATCGGGCGGAGTCGTAAACTTTGGTGATTCCTTTTACCTTTCTCCGAAAAGCTCTTCAAAATCTGCGCTCGGTTCGGGAGCAGGAAACACGGGAGACTTCCTTCTATTAAACAATGCAGTCAACGCGACAAATTATATAGACCCCGATGTCAGCGATCAAGATATGGTTGGAAATGGATAA